Proteins encoded together in one Olsenella timonensis window:
- a CDS encoding relaxase/mobilization nuclease domain-containing protein, with protein MATTSLWKVEGSVGRVVRYAGNPDKTEGPARAIAYAADPSKTERMLYVTGVNCLPGTAAEEMNATKRQFGKTGGIVAFHGYQSFVPGEADPQTAHEIGVSLARELWGDRFEVLVATHLDRGHLHNHFVINSVSFADGGRFHRDNRCYREMREASDRLCRERGLSVVESPVPGRSRHYAEWAAERAGRPTWRGLIKGDVDEAIARATSLRQFYRNLGAIGYEVKVGKDISVRPPGKERFVRLARNFGPGYTQEEIAQRIVAARRPGPPVRRPRPAPPPRPPKAPRGSVVALYRRYRYLLGGYRPDGGDAARMHFLLREDLRHLDRIDEEISLIEREGLGTLADVAACRERIRSQRLTGDAARAARRDLRALDRIERRTEEIASKLGRLDAVDAERERGEGRGSDRPGR; from the coding sequence ATGGCGACGACCTCCCTATGGAAGGTCGAGGGGAGCGTCGGCAGGGTCGTCCGATACGCGGGGAACCCGGACAAGACGGAGGGCCCCGCCCGCGCGATAGCCTACGCAGCTGACCCGTCGAAGACCGAGCGGATGCTCTACGTGACCGGCGTGAACTGTCTTCCGGGGACCGCCGCCGAGGAGATGAACGCGACGAAGAGGCAGTTCGGCAAGACCGGAGGCATCGTCGCCTTCCACGGGTACCAGTCCTTCGTCCCGGGCGAGGCCGACCCCCAGACCGCACACGAGATCGGCGTCTCCCTCGCCCGCGAGCTCTGGGGGGACCGCTTCGAGGTGCTGGTCGCCACGCACCTGGACAGGGGGCACCTGCACAACCACTTCGTGATCAACTCCGTCTCCTTCGCCGACGGCGGGAGGTTCCACCGCGACAACCGCTGCTACCGGGAGATGCGGGAGGCGTCAGACCGCCTCTGCCGCGAGCGCGGGCTGTCCGTCGTCGAGTCCCCGGTGCCGGGGCGGTCCAGGCACTACGCGGAGTGGGCGGCGGAGCGGGCCGGGAGGCCGACATGGAGGGGCCTCATCAAGGGGGACGTCGACGAAGCCATCGCCCGCGCGACGTCCCTGAGGCAGTTCTACCGGAACCTCGGCGCGATCGGCTACGAGGTGAAGGTCGGCAAGGACATATCGGTGAGGCCCCCGGGCAAGGAGCGGTTCGTGCGGCTCGCGCGCAACTTCGGTCCCGGTTACACGCAGGAGGAGATAGCCCAGAGGATCGTCGCGGCGCGCCGGCCCGGCCCGCCCGTCAGGCGCCCGCGTCCCGCCCCTCCGCCGCGCCCGCCCAAGGCACCCAGGGGGAGCGTGGTCGCGCTCTACCGGAGGTACCGATACCTCCTCGGCGGGTACCGGCCGGACGGTGGCGACGCCGCGCGCATGCACTTCCTGCTCAGAGAGGACCTGCGGCACCTCGACCGAATCGACGAGGAGATCTCGCTCATCGAGCGCGAGGGGCTGGGGACCCTGGCCGACGTAGCCGCGTGCCGCGAGCGCATCCGGTCACAGCGCCTGACGGGCGACGCCGCCCGGGCGGCGCGGAGGGACCTGCGCGCGCTCGACCGCATAGAGAGGCGCACGGAGGAGATCGCCTCAAAGCTGGGGAGGCTGGACGCGGTCGACGCGGAACGAGAGAGAGGAGAGGGACGTGGAAGCGACAGACCAGGCCGCTGA
- a CDS encoding PcfB family protein: MEATDQAAEQVVRITLAGGETAVRLTGAAAANVAAALAAAAASGGRTKGRARLQTMLRTGRELRVFQLPREQLGGFAREARRYGVLYAVVRGEGDGPADLIVKAEDASKINRIAERLSLGTVEPEAPAPDGAPPRGEPGPSREASDVVGDLLGKRGEAGKDPLAREGPGNRSGPSSGSGRRSGRGSAEVPRRSVRAEMRAIERERSASGNAPPRARARGNRQR; the protein is encoded by the coding sequence GTGGAAGCGACAGACCAGGCCGCTGAGCAGGTGGTGAGGATCACTCTCGCCGGCGGCGAGACGGCCGTCAGGCTGACGGGGGCCGCGGCGGCCAACGTCGCCGCGGCGCTCGCGGCCGCCGCGGCGAGCGGCGGACGGACGAAGGGCCGCGCGCGCCTCCAGACGATGCTCAGGACGGGCCGCGAGCTCAGAGTGTTCCAGCTCCCCCGCGAGCAGCTCGGGGGCTTCGCCCGCGAGGCCCGCCGGTACGGGGTGCTCTACGCGGTCGTGCGCGGGGAGGGCGACGGGCCCGCCGACCTCATCGTCAAGGCCGAGGACGCGAGCAAGATCAACCGCATCGCGGAGCGCCTGTCGCTCGGAACCGTCGAGCCGGAGGCCCCCGCCCCCGATGGGGCGCCGCCGCGCGGCGAGCCGGGCCCGTCCCGCGAGGCGTCCGACGTCGTCGGCGACCTGCTCGGGAAGCGCGGGGAGGCCGGAAAGGACCCTTTAGCGCGGGAGGGCCCGGGGAATCGGTCAGGGCCTTCATCAGGGAGCGGGCGGCGGTCAGGGCGGGGTTCCGCTGAGGTGCCGCGCCGCTCCGTGAGGGCCGAGATGCGCGCGATCGAGCGAGAGCGGTCCGCCTCCGGGAATGCCCCGCCGCGGGCAAGGGCGAGGGGGAACCGGCAACGTTAG
- a CDS encoding ATP-binding protein has product MAENELLREIRAGESKTLELKEALPSRAERWVKTVVAFSNSAGGKLVVGVSDGGDVAGVDDARRTADAAANAIDDLCEPQVTPRIRVEELDGRDVVVIEVQPGTATPYHLRGRDLEQGTYVRVGATTRPAGETALRELALRGTSQSYDEQPCLDAAFDEEAAQGLCDEMNRRRRDADRGGEVTLRNLENWGLVKRVDGERVPTRALLLLTSNPYRFARIQCGQFKGTTRTVFLDRREYAGPLYEQVDAAEDFVLRNIRLGARIEGLYREDYYELPPEAIREAIVNAVVHRDLQANSCVQVALYDDRLEVTSPGPLFGGITIEQALDGATALRNPKIAEAFMQMDMFESWGTGLRRIRDACAAAGLPEPEFREIGSMFRVNIFRLRLEIPEAERPGAASDDDSLSHGKPAPISPEILSRLTDNERAAVRIAAESGRVASSDLSGARGVSRQTASKTLRKLADEGILVWRGRNRTDPFQYYELADSCKEL; this is encoded by the coding sequence ATGGCAGAGAACGAGTTGCTCAGGGAGATACGCGCCGGGGAGTCCAAGACCCTCGAGCTCAAGGAGGCCCTGCCCTCGCGGGCGGAGCGCTGGGTGAAGACGGTCGTCGCCTTCTCCAACTCGGCGGGCGGCAAGCTCGTCGTGGGCGTCAGCGACGGGGGCGACGTTGCCGGCGTGGACGACGCGCGGCGCACCGCCGATGCCGCGGCCAACGCCATCGACGACCTCTGCGAGCCCCAGGTGACGCCGCGCATCCGCGTGGAAGAGCTCGACGGCAGGGATGTCGTGGTGATAGAGGTCCAGCCCGGCACCGCGACGCCCTACCACCTGAGGGGGAGGGACCTCGAGCAGGGCACCTACGTCCGCGTGGGGGCGACGACTCGGCCGGCGGGCGAGACGGCGCTCAGGGAGCTCGCCCTCCGCGGGACCTCCCAGAGCTACGACGAGCAGCCCTGCCTCGACGCCGCATTCGACGAGGAGGCGGCGCAGGGGCTCTGCGACGAGATGAACCGCCGCCGCAGGGACGCCGACCGCGGCGGCGAGGTGACGCTGAGGAACCTCGAGAACTGGGGCCTCGTCAAGCGGGTCGACGGGGAGCGTGTGCCCACGCGTGCGCTGCTCCTGCTCACGAGCAACCCCTACCGCTTCGCCCGCATCCAGTGCGGCCAGTTCAAGGGGACCACCCGCACGGTATTCCTCGACCGCCGCGAGTACGCGGGCCCGCTCTACGAGCAGGTGGACGCGGCAGAGGACTTCGTGCTGCGCAACATCAGGCTCGGAGCCCGCATCGAGGGGCTCTACCGCGAGGACTACTATGAGCTCCCGCCCGAGGCCATCCGCGAGGCCATCGTGAACGCCGTCGTGCACCGCGACCTCCAAGCGAACTCCTGCGTGCAGGTGGCCCTCTACGACGACCGTCTCGAGGTGACCTCCCCGGGTCCGCTCTTCGGCGGCATCACCATCGAGCAGGCCCTCGACGGGGCGACCGCGCTGCGCAACCCCAAGATTGCCGAGGCGTTCATGCAGATGGACATGTTCGAGAGCTGGGGGACCGGGCTCAGGCGCATCCGCGACGCCTGCGCCGCAGCGGGGCTGCCCGAGCCCGAGTTCCGGGAGATCGGCAGCATGTTCCGCGTGAACATCTTCCGTTTGCGGCTGGAGATCCCCGAGGCGGAGCGTCCTGGCGCAGCCTCCGACGACGACTCCCTTTCCCACGGGAAGCCCGCTCCCATCTCCCCCGAGATCCTCTCGCGGCTCACCGACAACGAGAGGGCGGCGGTCAGAATTGCCGCCGAATCGGGGAGGGTTGCCAGCTCCGACCTGTCAGGCGCCCGCGGCGTCTCGCGGCAGACCGCCTCGAAGACCCTCAGAAAGCTCGCGGACGAAGGCATCCTCGTCTGGAGGGGTAGAAACAGGACTGACCCGTTCCAGTACTATGAGCTGGCAGACAGCTGTAAAGAGCTGTAA
- a CDS encoding DNA cytosine methyltransferase, which translates to MRYASLFSGIEAATAAWRPMGWECVALSEVDPFCRSVLAARVPEAPNLGDIRETDWRCFYGKCDVVIGGSPCQSFSVAGRREGLAGESGLMLEYIRAVSEIRPRCFVWENVPGALSSECGAAFGLLLGEMDALGYGVAWRILDSQFFGVPQRRERLFLVGVLGDPERACEILLEPEGLPWDTPSSKEKRAALASRPRGGARAAGFKFNASAAAGGIGYAEERSPTVTAGRCPAVCYGIVGNIIGRADRNGGNGAGFCDPDEAGMYTLTAADRHAVACVTQYGEEVAGTLTARGDSSPCADRDPSVLLAPGSPEAVGPLCARDARGVGSQFVREGKVVCLSSTHANAHVGDDLCGCLSAHAGKDAPVAFCQNGRDELRLVGGDGASAGALAARPGVKQASHVMEGTAVRRLTPLECERLQGFPDGWTDVEYRGKPAPDTQRYKALGNSMTVPVIAWIGRRIERALA; encoded by the coding sequence ATGAGGTACGCGAGCCTGTTCTCGGGCATCGAGGCGGCCACCGCCGCGTGGAGGCCGATGGGCTGGGAGTGCGTCGCGCTCAGCGAGGTCGACCCGTTCTGCCGCTCGGTCCTCGCCGCGCGCGTCCCCGAGGCGCCGAACCTTGGGGACATCAGGGAGACAGACTGGAGGTGCTTCTATGGGAAGTGCGACGTCGTCATCGGGGGGAGCCCGTGCCAGAGCTTCTCGGTCGCGGGGAGAAGGGAGGGCCTCGCCGGCGAGTCGGGGCTCATGCTCGAGTACATTCGAGCTGTATCGGAAATCCGTCCTCGCTGCTTCGTCTGGGAGAACGTGCCGGGAGCGCTCTCGAGCGAGTGCGGGGCGGCTTTCGGGCTCCTGCTCGGGGAGATGGATGCGCTCGGGTACGGCGTGGCGTGGCGAATACTGGACTCGCAGTTTTTCGGCGTACCCCAGAGACGCGAGCGTCTGTTCCTTGTCGGCGTGCTTGGAGACCCGGAGCGTGCCTGCGAAATACTACTTGAGCCCGAGGGCCTGCCTTGGGATACTCCGTCGAGCAAGGAGAAGAGGGCGGCCCTTGCCTCCCGCCCTAGAGGCGGCGCTCGAGCGGCAGGCTTCAAGTTCAACGCCTCCGCCGCCGCAGGGGGCATAGGGTACGCCGAGGAGCGGTCGCCGACCGTCACCGCCGGACGCTGCCCCGCCGTGTGCTACGGGATCGTCGGGAACATCATAGGCCGCGCCGACCGCAACGGCGGCAACGGGGCCGGATTCTGCGACCCGGACGAGGCGGGCATGTACACGCTCACCGCCGCCGACCGGCACGCGGTCGCGTGCGTGACGCAGTACGGCGAGGAGGTGGCGGGGACCCTCACGGCCCGGGGCGACTCCTCGCCGTGCGCGGACCGGGACCCGAGCGTCCTGCTCGCCCCGGGGTCGCCGGAGGCGGTCGGCCCGCTGTGCGCCCGCGACGCGAGGGGGGTCGGGTCCCAGTTCGTCCGTGAGGGGAAGGTCGTCTGCCTCTCCTCGACCCACGCGAACGCGCACGTCGGGGACGACCTCTGCGGGTGCCTCTCCGCGCACGCCGGGAAGGACGCCCCGGTCGCATTCTGCCAGAACGGGCGCGACGAGCTGCGGCTCGTCGGAGGGGACGGCGCCAGCGCCGGCGCGCTCGCGGCGCGGCCCGGCGTGAAACAGGCGAGCCACGTGATGGAGGGCACGGCGGTGCGCCGGCTCACGCCCCTCGAGTGCGAGCGGCTCCAAGGCTTCCCCGACGGGTGGACCGACGTCGAGTACCGGGGGAAGCCCGCGCCGGACACCCAGCGCTACAAGGCACTCGGGAACTCGATGACGGTCCCGGTCATCGCTTGGATAGGCCGGCGCATCGAGAGAGCGCTAGCCTAG
- a CDS encoding DUF3991 and TOPRIM domain-containing protein — MPYIDPEIVAQAKRIDLLTYLQEREPEELVRVSASTWCTREHDSLKISNGKWYWWSRGFGGRSALDYLIKVRGLSFLDAVRDIAGNAAEAPAARPLPSRDPAGPVQRPMRRPFELPPADATPEAVAYLARRGIAREVLDECVSRGIVYGTRRGRYANAVFVGTGPDGRPRYAALRGCSGSFKGEAPGSDKRYSFHLDQDRGGELHVFEAAIDALSYATLAAMRGEDWRSLNLLSLGGVPPASVGVRKGCVPPALERYLADRPRVRALRLHLDNDAPGLNAAALVSTVLCERYRVAIEPPRSGKDVNEELMSALGRDRATAGRAR, encoded by the coding sequence ATGCCCTACATCGATCCCGAAATCGTGGCGCAGGCAAAGCGCATCGACCTGCTCACCTACCTCCAGGAGCGCGAACCGGAGGAGCTCGTCCGCGTGTCGGCGTCAACCTGGTGCACGCGCGAGCACGACAGCCTCAAGATCTCGAACGGCAAGTGGTACTGGTGGAGCAGGGGCTTCGGCGGGAGGTCGGCCCTCGATTACCTCATCAAGGTGCGGGGTCTGAGCTTCCTCGACGCGGTGCGCGACATCGCGGGCAACGCCGCCGAGGCGCCAGCCGCCCGGCCCCTCCCGTCCCGCGACCCGGCAGGCCCTGTCCAGCGGCCTATGCGCAGGCCCTTCGAGCTGCCGCCCGCGGACGCCACGCCCGAGGCGGTCGCCTACCTCGCGCGCCGCGGCATCGCCCGGGAGGTCCTGGACGAGTGCGTCTCCCGCGGAATCGTCTACGGCACGCGCCGCGGCAGGTACGCCAACGCGGTGTTCGTCGGGACCGGACCGGACGGACGCCCGCGCTATGCGGCGCTGCGCGGGTGCTCCGGGAGCTTCAAGGGAGAGGCTCCCGGCTCCGACAAGCGCTATTCGTTCCACCTGGACCAGGATAGGGGCGGCGAGCTCCACGTGTTCGAAGCGGCGATCGACGCGCTCTCCTACGCCACGCTCGCCGCCATGCGCGGGGAGGACTGGAGGTCGCTCAACCTCCTCTCGCTGGGAGGTGTGCCGCCGGCGTCCGTCGGAGTTCGGAAGGGGTGCGTGCCGCCCGCCCTCGAGCGGTACCTGGCGGACCGGCCGCGCGTCAGGGCGCTCAGACTCCACCTGGACAACGACGCGCCCGGCCTCAACGCCGCCGCGCTCGTCTCCACAGTGCTCTGCGAGCGGTACCGCGTCGCCATCGAGCCGCCTCGATCCGGGAAGGACGTGAACGAGGAGCTCATGTCTGCGCTCGGCAGGGACCGTGCGACGGCCGGGAGGGCCCGTTGA
- a CDS encoding plasmid mobilization protein, translating into MTVRMSEGELAALRAHVARTGWSLEAYVRSVLAGSVPPERPPEAYREMARELRSIGTNLNQIARKAHAIGAVDAGRYDAEARRLERALVEIVAAVKSPGRQ; encoded by the coding sequence GTGACGGTGCGGATGAGCGAGGGGGAGCTCGCCGCGCTCCGCGCACACGTGGCGCGCACGGGGTGGTCCCTGGAGGCGTACGTGCGGTCGGTCCTCGCGGGGTCGGTGCCGCCCGAGCGCCCGCCCGAGGCATACCGGGAGATGGCGCGGGAGCTGCGCTCGATAGGGACGAACCTCAACCAGATAGCCCGCAAGGCCCACGCCATCGGGGCGGTGGACGCCGGGCGCTACGACGCGGAAGCGCGCCGACTCGAGCGAGCCCTCGTCGAGATCGTCGCCGCCGTGAAGTCCCCGGGGAGGCAGTGA